The Coffea arabica cultivar ET-39 chromosome 2c, Coffea Arabica ET-39 HiFi, whole genome shotgun sequence genome includes the window CTTGGAGATTCTGGTTTATCTGGAGAATCAAGAAAAAGAAGCACGACAAAACGGAGCACTGACAGAATCTACAATGTTGGGGGGATAGTCTGAGCTATTGCAAGTCATTTCGGACAAAGGTAAAGCAAGTGGTGCTGATGGCGTTGCAAGCTCTTCAAAGAGGTTGAGAAGCATTAAATCTTCTAGTAGTTGCAGTAGCGAAAGACCcaaaaaaggggggaaaaaaaggcAACATGTAACAATGGATTCAAGCTGCACATAACTTGGCTAGAGCCTAATTCACAACATCAATCAAGGTGAAATTTGTTGGGTTAAAAAGGGCTTACCTGTTTTCTATGGAAATCATAACAGAATTCTCTAGGCCCTTGAGCAATCTTGAAAACTCCATCTACTTCCTCAAAGTAATTACATTTAAGAGTTAGCCCCGAGAAATTTCTAAGAGATACAAAATAGTTTGTTCATGCACAAGATTTTTAGTTGATTTAAACAACAGATACTCGTTAAGAAAGGTTTCTAGTATCATGTTTTTggaaaatcaaaattaaatagaaaagcACGATATGTCCATTTACCTAGTAATTTTGATATAAAATTGAGTACAATAGCAAAATTGAGCAGCCGTTAGACAAGTACTTAAAAAAAGTTAGTGAAGGTACACATGAATATTAGTTGTTAGTATAATCACTCTCCTATCTCCCTTTGCAGAGAATTTTACTTCTCAGCCCTGGCAGTATTTTAGAACCAGTCAACCAGACACACTTCTTTACCccaaaaaagagagagataaAACGCCCATCTATCGTTTTGAAAGAACCAAATATCCCTCCTCAGCttgcaaaatcaaaagaaaccGTAATAGGGCTACCGATTTCAGGAGAGATTAcgctttatttaaaaaaaaaaaaaaaaacttcaccatgACAAACTCGGCAATCAATCTTTGCAAGTAAAATGCTAATGGTATTGTCACTATATTATTTTTCATAGCAAGAGGCTAAAAGATCAAGAAAATAGTGGGAGTGTCACTATTAAAAATCATAGTGCAATAACagttgtcttttctttttttacaatgccaacatgaaacaaaatttcaaaaatgatTAATTAGGATACCAAGAtgtcatataatatatatatatatatatatatatatatatatatatatatatatatatttgtttccTAGTTGCATCTTTATCAAGAGCTGAGGCCAGGTAGCATCGTAACGTAAAATCAAGTTCGCGTGAACGTGGACAAGTTAGCTTAGCTGGTCCAGGAGCAACAAGAAGAGAAAGCTCAGCCTTCCCCTCGTTTAAAGAAAGCCCCCTCTGTGAGGTAGACAGCGAATCAGCATTCCGTATGAATTGCTTGGTATATTTGTATGGGTTTGAAGTGAGCTGGTGAGACCTTGGGAATCACCTATTCACAGTGATCGAATCGGAAACGGACCGACTTGATGTTTAAGTAGAAGCTTTGTCCCTACGACCAGTCTTCTGCTTTTGGACCTGAGACCCGGCAATGGGACATGCCTGACCTTGTTCGGACAGTGATTGGAGTCGAAGGTATGTTAATCCCAGGCTTTCTCACGGATGCGTACTATGATGTCATGTTTATGTGGACCTCAAACTTGGGTCTTCCTCATGAAATGTACTTGCTTAATTCTCCTGTTCATCAACTCGAACCTCATTCTTCTGCAGTTGATGTTGCGGATCAGCCTCACTCTTCAGGCCAGCAGCTTTGCTCAGCATCTGATGCCCATTGCCTGTTCAGCTGACCTCAGAGGATTCCAGTCACCGGGCACAGCATCTTTTATTCTCGGCGGCGATTACAGACTGTTTCCCAGGGTCAGACTACTTGAGAAGATCAGCAGTCTAGCAACATGCATATAATTAAAAGAATGAATTATATTGAGAGAAAAGATTAATAGAAGTTTTGACTTTTTTAACATGATAAACAATTAAGAACATCCTAAATTAGAAAGCATAACACACACTTTCGAGTTTCGATTAGAATTGTCCCAGGCCAACCAATACTTGGCTCGCTCAACCTGAGAAAAGTGCAGTGAGCCTAACTTTTCATTGAGTCAGGCTAGGTTTAGGTCCAAATACTACACTTGAATTGAATGTAAGTCAAGGTTGGACCTTATTAACTTCAAACTCAATATAGGTCCAGTCCTTTAATATgttataattatatatctaaatatataatattaatactTTGTATTTATGAGTTATGTgtcaaaatatattaatatatataagaaatattaaatataaaaaattatgtcAAAAGATTCATAACATAAGTAACGACCTAAAACCCTAAACATAAGTAACGACATAAGTAAATAAGACttgtatttactctcaaatatttaatttttgttaaatataaaacctaccagttttccttccgtaaaaatattaatgtaacacttttttattttagtttatgtatttaacataaattaaatgattcagaataaaatatccataaagagccaatactttactcatcCAATGGATGAAAGTCgtaaagaattaatactttatgggtcatttccttttttaaaaaatatttaatttatattaaatagataacctactgatttcctttttgtaagaatattattgtaatactttttgaattttacttacaaacgttgatatatttatcataaattaaatgtttgaaagtaaaatatccaTAAAGAGTGGtgctttaaataggtaatgtgtatttgcccataaactacaccCCTTAAactttattaattattaattgatttgtagtactttgtcattcattgggcATGTAGCACAAAGAGCAAATCtgatacaaaattctaatttcactccctaaaataatattttaatcatttggactgaatttgcaaaggattagtaagttcaggggaggttagtgcaatttttcaaatcacaggggaggtcagtgcaagtgttagaaatctcaggggaggtttctacaATTATCCCTTGAAAATATAGTGACTGTTGAtcatgttttattattattttttatatactttGAACTAATTGAATATATCTTAAATATATAAAAGGGGGAACGCCCATTTGCTACAGTACAACCATGGGCCGGTTTTAGTGGTAATTCTGTTGATTTCGTGGGGTGTCTTGGTCTTTCTATTAACAAAATCCTCCCAATCACACAAATACCATGAGTCAGTTTCGATGGTAATTCTGCTAATTTCGAGGTGTGTCTTGATTTTTCCATCAACAAAATCCACCCAATCACACAACAAAATCCATCACCCCCAACACAGGCTGGCGCAGGGCCCAAAAACTAGttattattaaaattttcttgatttatgtactttttaatgaacttgatttgcatataattttaattttgtgATCTTATGGatgttaaattaagtttagaACTTAATAGTTAAcgtaattatattaaaaaaaattaaagaacaataaataattttgaactaaattcGAATAAGTCCCACGTTTCGAATATTTTGTGAGGCAAGAATGAATCTCACGTTTATCCATCCAAACCTTATTACTCGAAATTCGAAAGTAATACTACTATAAGAGTCGGATTTGAACCTGTTAAAGCTAGGCTCGGATTGGCCTATTGACAGGCCTACTTTCGATAAGACTGAGGTAGTACGTAAATGTCCAATACTGATCaagaacaacaacaaaaaacGGAACAAAGGCGACTTATTAAGAGCCATTAGATGTTGACCTCATCAACGGTCCAAAAGAGGTCTAATGTGTAAGACTCCAAGAATTCAATAAAAAGTACAACTACTTAATTACACGTTAAACGTGTTCGGGCTGGGTTGGTTCGGACTGAATTGGGGCGTCGGGCTCGAATAACACACTTAAGATCCTCGGTGACATATTTTCTGTGCCAACCCAATGCCATCAATAATGTTGTGCCAagtgtcatgttattatttacattttaattttttaataatttaatttgACTTGATTTAACACAAGAGtaaataataacatgacactTGACACAATATTATTAGTGACATTGaattggcatagaaaacatgtcaccgagaaTCTCAAGTGCGAATAACAGGGATTAACCCAATTCCGTAAGGATTGATCCGGACATCCTAtgtcggaaaaaaaaaaaatattacacgTTAAAGTCTTATTAGTCGGCTATCCTCGTACTAATATTCCCCTTCACCTCAACCTTCACCGGCGGAAGTCTTTCATGCCATGAATCGTACCAATCAGCCAAAATCTCACCATTTCTCTGAAAGTTAGAAGCAACCCtcgaaagaaaactaaaaacccATCTCAAGCTTGCCAGCCAATTGATCCTAACATCTGCGGACTAATCTGGTGATCATCAATCCATACAAGCAAAACCCGGTCAGCAATCCAATTGTTCAGTTGCAGAATTGTGATCGTCGTGTTTTTGGCAAGGTAAGAGATAGTAATCGCGAAATGACCTGATACTTTAGTAATCAAGAAATTGCATATTCTGGTGGATTGAATTTGTACGTGGGTGTTAAATCTCTAATCCAGAGAAGGTTTTTGGCATATttcagatttttattttttattttttgccttTGTATATCTGCTCTGCTGAAATTGTTTTTTTGGTGTGGTTGAAGTATGTGATTTTTTAATCCAACAGTAGCTGTTCAAGAACTTCGAAAAAATCTTTGAAGTTTGGGGATGGACAATATCAGTTCAAAAAATATACAATGGTTAATTGTAAATTTAAAATGTCTTTTTTGGATAATGGCATGCTAAGAATATATGTTAAAATATATCCAGTAGATGAAATCATACAACTATGTGATTGGTCCCAAAAGGCCATACTCTCACTGTCTAATGGTGTATTTTAGTGTTGTGAGGATTGGTAACGGGATGAATGTGTTCGAGAAATTTTCCTAACTTATATGAATCAGTATCCTTCCTTTCAATGAATAAACTAAATTCAGACGTAATAGAGAATGCTGATTGTACATTATATTAGCTGGTGTTTTTGCAAACATGTAGTTTGAGAATGTAGAATATCAGTTGAAAGTGTACATCTGTTATGTGAAAATTTACATATTCTTTTCAACATTGTTATACTGACTAGAGAGTGATTCAGTTAGTAGGTAGGCTGTGTTTCCTTGAATGAGGATAAGAATatcatatacaaaaatttgagTCTTGGAATAACAAAATGGAAGTGCCAAATTTGCAGAAAGATACATAGCATGAGTCACATATGGTGGACCAATACATATCTATTCTCTTATACAATTTGTTGAAGATGTTTTTTTAAGGTGGTAGACTACTTGTATTTGATGATAGGCAAATTTATATTGATGGTTGACAGTAATTTGCAGTTACATATGTTAATACTGTTGTAAGTTTGTTGACAGTGTTTAATATTGAGGAAGGACAAAATGTATTTTGAGAATGTAGAATATCAGTTGGAATTGTACATCTGTCATGTGAAAATTTACATATTCTTTTCAACACAGTTATGCTGATTAAAAAGTGATTGAGTTAGCAGGTAGGCTGTGTTTCCTTGAATGAGGATAAGAATAgcatatacaaaaatttgtgTCTTAGAATAACAAAATGAAAGTGCCAAATTGGCTGAAAGATACATAGCATGAAGCACATATGGTGGTGGACCATTACATACCTATGAATTCTCTAATACGATCTGTTGAATAGTTATTTGTATATTTATCTTAAGGTGGTAGAATACTTGTATCTGATGATGGGCATATTTAGATTGATGATTGACAGTTATTTGCAGTTACATACGCATGGAAAGTAATGATGTTAATACTTTGGTAATATGTTGACAGCGTTTAATATTGAAGGATATGCAACATGCCAcgcaaaagaaagctaaaggAATTTCATGAAAAAGGTCAACAGAGGACTAGAAGGGGAGAGGAAGACCAAGATATCACCAAGCCCAAGCGACCAATCCATCCATTTATTCTGTTTAGGTGATTAGGATTTGTATGCCATGGTGGCTATGTTTACCGAAACAAAAATATCATAAACTGATGCTGATAGTTACTGTTTCTATGGACAGGAAGCAGCATTTTGAGAATCTCAAAGGTCAAAATGGAGCTGGAGTTTGCGGTAGCAAGGTAATTTGGTTTTGGGGTTGCATGTAATGAAAAACTATATGGAAGCTATGTATAAAATCATCCGGTTAATGCTATGACTAAGAGATCTTATATGTGGAATGATTCATAATGAATCTCCATAATTTACGGTTCTAAACAGGGGAATGCAAGTGCCAAACAAGCATGGGAAAAACTTAGTGAGGCTGAGAAGGCACAATTGATGAATAAATATAAAGAGGACTTGCAGATTTACAAAGAAAGCATCGAAAAACTAGGCAAGAGtaccagttttgacagagccaAGCGAGTAAGAAGTTGTAATTTTAATTGCATTGATCATATGGTATATGTAAATTGTTTTGGCATTGTCTGATTAAATACAGAGAGTGATAAACATTTGTTAAATTATATGTAGGAAATTACCATCCGATCCTCACCATGCCAGTTGTTGAAACTGGTTTCTAAACTAGATGACATCAAAAAGGAAGCAATCAGAGAGATAGGTTTTGGTGGCCTATTAGAGATACAATGCCATTCAATGCCATCCTGTTTGCTTACATGGTTGATCCAACATTTCAATCCCTCCCAATGCCATATTCAGTTGGATGGAGGACAGATCCTACAGGTCACAGCGCGTGATGTAGAAATCACACTAGGGATTCCCGGTAATGGGCCGATTCCAAAAGAAGATGAGGATGCATCAGAAGAGGAGGTAGATATTATTCCAAGAAGGTACAAATGGATTGATCTTCTTGAGGAGTTGATTAGTATGGAATCAGGGGAAGAATTTAAGAAGAAGTTTGTGATATTTGTGTGCGGATGCTTGCTGGCCCCAAGCAAAAGGGCTGAACATACTACGAAACTCTGGAGATGTTTGCATTCagttgaagaaattagaaatatGAATTGGGCAGAGTATGTTCGCATCAAGCTATGCTCGCAGTTACAAGATTTCCagctaaaaagaagaaaatatgtTGGAGGAtgtatttttttcttgatgGCAAGTGTTGTCAATTCTACAGTTGATGCAATTAATTAATAGGAAAATGTTTAATTTGCAATTTGCTTTTCATAATTCATATGTTATTGGTTGGACGGTATGCTAATAGTAATATGTTTGATAGGTATTCTATCTGGACCGTGTTAGCATCCTAAATCACCATGTACCTAGGACAATGCCACGTGTGAAGGCGTGGACTGATAGTGTAATCCAGGAAAGAATTAACATAGAGATGAATACCCACAGGCAGTACGGTTTTGGAAAGGTAGTAAGTAATTGCATAGTCATATGTCTTCTGCAATCAAATAAAGCTTGTTTGAGATTATCATTTCTATGTTGTTAACTGTTACAGTTGATGCATTACAGGTTGAGGCACAGTTTGATGATAATGTCAACACATGCCATGATGTCGTTGATTTGCGCGATGAGCTATTTGTCAGATTAGCAAACAGCGGCTTTGTAGATGTTGCggtattataatatatacatccTAGTTTCTGTTTGAATATGATTTCTTGTGATGATAGTCTTGTGAGTTGATATGAGATAGCAAGAAATCTATGCTGTAATTGAATCTTATGTTAGCATGTCAGCAAGACATGCTGATGTTTTTAGTAGctagaaaattttcagttttgaatgCTGAGATATGAATATTACTTGTTCAGGCTGTGCTTGCTGCAATATCCAATATACCTCTGACCTTCCAAAGCAGGGTAGTAAATGTGGGTGAACTTCTCTGTGGTAAAAGTAGCACAGCGGTGCATCATGATTGTAGTAGATCAGAGGATATTTTATTGAATGGGAACAGAAGGAGCAAATTAACTGTGGGAGTGAAAAGAGCCAGGGCTGGGAAATCATTGGTTCAGCAGCAGTCATTTAATCAGTTTGAGAATGAAAATGACCTGGGTGTACAAAAATGggtgaataataatttggatACTGAAATACCATTTAAAGAAACAGCTGAAGATGTGCTCACATTTATCCCTgaaggaggagaagaagaagaagaagaagaagatttgACATTCACAGAGAAAAGCTCGCAAAAGAATGGAGAAGATTTGAGAAAACATGAGTTGAGACTGCTAGGTGATTTGCCAGTGCATGTACAAGAAATTCTGGGAGAGGATGCTTCGCTACCAAATGCTGAAGCAACTGTATATGCACCTGTGCCAACTGATGATGGTGTAAACTTGTCAGCACTGAAAACGCACCAGATGGATCTGCAAGTGGGCAATAACCAAGAAATAGAGGTGTCAGTAAAATCTCCCCTCACTGTAGAAAGTAGTCCAACTGAGATTATTGGTGTTGTGGATAAGATTGATGCTGTGGAGCtcattgaagaaaagaaaaacaacctCCAAAGCGTGATGGATTTCGTGATGCTTGAATGGAAGGATTTTGAAGGCCATGTAAAAATGATCCAGAATTCTATCAGTGGATTCTTCGGTGAACTTGAGTCTGGGGAGACGGACTTGAAGCCTGTTCAAGAATCAGCAAGTAAAAATTCTGAAGAACTCATTTCAAGGAGAAAGTGGGTTGAGAAGAGGTTTAAGAAActggatgaaaaagaaaaattgatccTAGAGCTTTTGCAAAAGGTAGAATTGGCACAAAACAAATTTGCTACTATTCGAAATTTTGTTggtgaaaaactggaaaatatTGCTTTTCAAGGGTAGAGTCATATTAAATAGCTTAATTTGATTCTGAATCAAATGGAAGTAGGGGCAGATCGGGTTGATTTGAAAGGGTAAAAGCTGGAGAAGTGCAGAAACTTGGGACTTTAAGAGAAGAATTTTAGAATTGGCAATACAAAAGAAAGAGTTTGATTCTGTTCAAAACATCCCAGGCAGAGTTGTCTCTGAAAGCTGATAGGAAACTCAACTCTGCCAAGGTGACAGAGAAAAGTGGGAAAGATGGTCTTAAAATTCAGCTGCAGTAGTGTTGTTCTTGTGAGGTACTTTCTCACtggagaaaattgcagaaatccCGTACAGAGGAGTTGCAATGCTGAAGGTGCCTTTAACAACATTAATTATGATTATGCTGAATGAATTGCACTGTGATCCCAGTACATCAGATGCAGATGTTAATCATAATTTGTTACAGGATTTTAGTTATACTAAAAGTTCAGATTTTCATGCTTATTGTGGTTCAGCTTTCTGATCACTTGTCAAGTTCAGATGCTAAATTAGAGTGAACATCTGGTTTTTGACAAATGGGAACACTATAGTCCAAATCTCTCCATTGTAAGAATGCAACTAAAATAGTGTCGGTCATTGGCTGAATGCTTGTCAATGTGGAGAGTACTTATAGCTGTTCTATATTGGGTAGAAGTTTGACATAAATAGTGCATGGATTCACTAGTCCTTTTACATCTTTTTGCTCCTCCTAACCTTACGTGCTCATTTGCATTTATGAACAGAAGAAACGTTAACATATTCCACATGAAAGCAGTAATTCATCGAGCATATTCTTTATGTGATGGTGGACTCTGAATTTTTGGTGGTTGAAGGGGAGGACGGGAGGAACTTATTCATAGGAAATTGTTATTCTACTTGTGTCATCTTAAAATTACGATCCGCGTTAATTtcctttattcttttttttttctttgttttgcttaACTATTCAGCCTCAGTATCTAATAgcacctcaaaataaaagatttTAAACCTAATTTCTGTACTTGTAAGTTCTTTCTCACCACAATTTGTGATTTCAACAAAATAATGGCAAGAGTCAAATTGTGCAAAACATAATAAGGCAGTTATATGACTCAAAATGtttattaagtttttttttttaattcttgagACAACAAATAAAGTTCTAAGGGGATAATAGGTAATATTGAGCATCCATAATGTCTGTTAAGAGAATTTTCATGAGACAAAAATAAAGTTGTAAGAGAATAATACGTAGTACTCAAAACATCCAATAAGAAGTTAAATCTAGTAAATCAACCTAAAAATATCATAAAAACTATTGAAAGGCTTagagtaaaaagaaaaatttttcaagGATGAAGGGACAATGGAATTTTGTCAAGTTTCTATAGcaggaaagaaaaaatattgCCTGAAAGCTCattaaaatttcctaaaaattccTGTTACTTCATCTTAGGAAACTACACTCTTTGTCACCTTATTTATGTCCCAATCCCAAGTTCAGCCGTTGCTCAAGTGACAATTACTAATATTAGAAAGCAAGCAACAGCCATGGTGGCCAGCACTAACCTAGAGCACAATTCCATGATGAACGAAGACAAGCAGGCCACCGAGGCCGAAAGCTCGTGTTCCAAGAAAACGAAGCATGGCACCAAAGTTGAAAGCTTGCgttgcaagaaaagaaaagagtgtaTTAAGAAGAAGACAATGGAACTATCTGTGTTGTGTGGTATCAAGGCTTGCATCGTTGTTGTTGGACCAAGTGGGCAGGTTGAGACTTGGCCTAGAAACCCTGATGATGTGCGACAAATCATAGCCATGTACAAAGATTTGGCTGCCAAGAAAGGCTGCCAGATCAAGAGGTTCTCTCAATCAAGTGTCAAGGTTGAAAAGGCTGTTGTTAATGCGGCAGAAAAGGCTAAGATTGATGAAGATTTTGGTTCCAACAACGGCTGCGGAAAACAAGAGGAGAAGGGGGAAAATAGTTCATCAAAGGCCTTTGCTGAAGATATTGTAAAAGTGATTAATTCAAAGCTTGAATCTTTGGAGAAGAAAAAGGGTTTCTTGAGTGAAAATAAGGGTAAGGAAGTTGCTTATTTTTATGGTGAAGAAGAAATACTGCACGAGAAGTATTTTACTGAATTTTGGAACGTGCCGGAGGTGGGAGAAGCATCAGATTCCCAAGGCACTGGAAAACCCCAATTAGGTGCAGCACCAGAACAGAGTGTCCCCTCTTTGGAAACGATGTTCAAACAAAATTTGTTTGAAAACCCACAAATATTTGGTAATTCTTCAGACAATTCTGAGATGAGATTATTGGGAGGAGCATCAGCTAATCAGGAGATTGTCCAACATGTTCCTATGCAGTTCAACTTCAACAGTTCTAATAATTTTGGCGGTGGAATCAATTTATCCAACTTAGGAATCCATAATGTTCAATTTCCCAACGTTCAATTCCCTCATCAATTTCCCTGGTTTGACAGCAGTAATTATCAAACTGGAATGTTGAGCGTGATGCCTCAATTGCAAGTCATGAATTTCCCTCAATTACCATTGATTCAGGGCATGAATTTATCTGGATTACCATTGATACAAGGCATGAATTTCTCTGCAGGACCATCGATGCAATCCACTACGCTTGCGCCTCACCGGTTTGATGGAGGCAGTCTGCCTCAGTTGTGTCCACTGCCACCGCAAGCTTTTGGACCTGAATACCATTCACCGCAGCCCTTAACTTACAacccttcttcttcctcttgtcAGCAATATCAATTTTAATATTTCCTTCATCTGAAAGGGTTACCTCTTTGGTTAATTTTTGACTGTTGAGTATTTTTTTTTCGTCTTTGAGCCAATCAAAGAGGTAATTCTTCGGGCAATTTTGACTAGTTTTGTATGAGCTAGATATTCTGCTGATTTTTATTCGGCAAAGaacatcaaatttaaattccCATTTACAATTTTACTTTATTAAATATTGCTGTGTGGCtggtatttcattttttttttcgggtaaGACTTTTTATCCAAGTTTCTTGCTTGTTACGTAATCTGTTAGTGAATAGAATAGTTTTCTAGTCGATGCtgttataaatgatttaataaatcAGATTCCTGGTAAAAAGATGACTTCAGAATAATGAAAAGTCGCATGCTTTGCAGCAGCCTATGTATTTGGAGATTAAGTTTGCTTGCTATTCAGAACTTCTAAATTATCAAGTTCAAAagtaattttaatatttaattacAAATTATATGTTCTTTTCTTCTAGTAGAATTCAGTAGTTTTGATTTATCAAAgcatgatttgaagtgataagtTCGTGAAATTAGCAAATTCAGTGATTTTTTGTCGATATATGGCAgaatgaggaggaggaggtcgATTTTAACTCTCATAGTGTTTTCTATCCAGGACTTCTGCAATCTATATGATCTCTAGTTTAAGCTTTGTCTATATGTTCTTAGCTTTCTAATCTTTTGCAAGATTGTTGCTTTTCACCATCGTACAGTGGTCATATTATGATCCTGagatgaaataaaaaagaatctGCAATTGCGTCCTAAGAACTCTGGGAATTTTGCTATGTCCTCGAGGAAAGCTTTAATCTCAAGTTCAGAAGATCCACCTTCTGCTGTTGCCTGTTGGCAGATCTCCCTCTTCTCCTAATTTCTTTCCCTTCATCACATTCCAAGTCCATAGATCTCTTCAAAATCCTggaaatttcttctcttctcACCATAACTCCATCGTCTCTCTTTACCCTCCAAccaattttccagttttccacGATCTGCTTGCTGTCTGTGTACTGATCCCATGCTGATGGGAATGTAAGTATTGGAACGCCAGCAAATGCACTTTCTTTAGCAGAATTCCACCCGCAATGAGATCAGAATCCACCTATTGAGGGGTGAGTGGTACAATACTTTCAGTTGGTCGCACCAAGGCACAACTAGTCCTTTACCAGTATCACCACAACTTGCTTGAAACATAGATATGTCTTCGCGGGCTGCCGCCCAAAAGAATCTAATTCCACTGTCAAGAACTCCAGCAATTATCTCAGCCAACTGCTCGTCGGATGCAGATAGAAAGCTCCCTCGAGCAATGTACAATACGGAGGCTCTAGCAAGGTTGAGCATCTAACCATGCAATATAGTTGTTGTTGCTGCTGTTTTTCATCTTGAAAGAAGGTATTGCTAGGCCTACGGAGTAAATGAGGCAATTCTGCCTTGAGACTGTCTATGACTTGGGAGTTGGGACTCCAGTTCATAGGCACAGCTCAATAGAAGATAAATCTGCCTTGGCTGCCACAGGAATAACTTCTAGAGCTCCGCCGGCCATAATCTGACTTTCACCATGGTCGAATAGTTCCCTAGGAAAATCTGCAATTCGAATCGATGGGACTCTTCGAATGCAGGTCACCCTATGATCTCCTTCTTTCCTCTGTAGTTGGTACCATGCAAGTAACAATAATATTACGATTAGTTCATTATGCGTAAACGGTGTCTATAAAGCCTAAAATTGACATTTTAGAAGTCAGACTGATTAATGATTTTCACCAAAAAGGTGTTCGATGATCTGATGTAGAACAAGGAACCCAAAAAatagaacatctgaattaatggGTTCAAATGATATGTTCAATtgcgtttgataacaaaaaatagagtatttgaattaattaaatagcactgaattttttagacaaaacttaatttcaaaaaataatagaTAAGTTATTCAattatcac containing:
- the LOC113727520 gene encoding uncharacterized protein — translated: MPRKRKLKEFHEKGQQRTRRGEEDQDITKPKRPIHPFILFRKQHFENLKGQNGAGVCGSKGNASAKQAWEKLSEAEKAQLMNKYKEDLQIYKESIEKLGKSTSFDRAKREITIRSSPCQLLKLVSKLDDIKKEAIREIGFGGLLEIQCHSMPSCLLTWLIQHFNPSQCHIQLDGGQILQVTARDVEITLGIPGNGPIPKEDEDASEEEVDIIPRRYKWIDLLEELISMESGEEFKKKFVIFVCGCLLAPSKRAEHTTKLWRCLHSVEEIRNMNWAEYVRIKLCSQLQDFQLKRRKYVGGCIFFLMVFYLDRVSILNHHVPRTMPRVKAWTDSVIQERINIEMNTHRQYGFGKVEAQFDDNVNTCHDVVDLRDELFVRLANSGFVDVAAVLAAISNIPLTFQSRVVNVGELLCGKSSTAVHHDCSRSEDILLNGNRRSKLTVGVKRARAGKSLVQQQSFNQFENENDLGVQKWVNNNLDTEIPFKETAEDVLTFIPEGGEEEEEEEDLTFTEKSSQKNGEDLRKHELRLLGDLPVHVQEILGEDASLPNAEATVYAPVPTDDGVNLSALKTHQMDLQVGNNQEIEVSVKSPLTVESSPTEIIGVVDKIDAVELIEEKKNNLQSVMDFVMLEWKDFEGHVKMIQNSISGFFGELESGETDLKPVQESASKNSEELISRRKWVEKRFKKLDEKEKLILELLQKVELAQNKFATIRNFVGEKLENIAFQG